Proteins from a single region of Limosilactobacillus fermentum:
- a CDS encoding MetQ/NlpA family ABC transporter substrate-binding protein has product MRKYRWWLVAILIIILAAFGLHLATSSKVSQHTVTVGAIGPDVQVWQHIAKSKAAKKAGIKINVKSFTDPIGLNKATASGEIDVNAFQSWSYLETYNKQNKKAQLAALGTTYLEPMGIYSKRYKKVSDLPNGATIAIANNPANTARGLLLLQSAGLITLKKGFGVTSGTNEIASNPRHFKFEEIDDTTGPRVLNSVDAVLIGNTIALTGHLNVLTDSIYHEKIDQTTKNNINILATAKKNAHNQTYLKLVKLYHNQQIQEWIKKKYQGTKVEVNKPLSYLEK; this is encoded by the coding sequence ATGCGCAAGTACCGGTGGTGGCTAGTAGCCATCTTGATTATTATTTTAGCGGCATTTGGTTTACACTTGGCCACTAGTAGTAAGGTCAGTCAACACACCGTAACGGTCGGGGCGATTGGACCGGACGTTCAGGTCTGGCAACACATCGCAAAGTCTAAGGCGGCTAAGAAAGCGGGTATTAAGATTAACGTTAAATCCTTTACCGATCCGATTGGCCTTAATAAGGCAACGGCTAGTGGTGAAATTGACGTGAATGCCTTTCAGTCTTGGTCGTACTTAGAGACATACAACAAGCAAAATAAAAAGGCTCAGTTAGCTGCATTGGGGACGACCTACTTAGAACCAATGGGAATTTATTCGAAACGATACAAGAAGGTTAGCGATTTACCAAACGGGGCAACAATTGCGATCGCCAATAATCCGGCTAACACCGCTCGTGGATTGCTCTTGTTACAAAGTGCTGGGTTGATCACCTTAAAAAAGGGCTTTGGCGTCACGTCTGGAACTAACGAGATTGCATCTAATCCACGCCATTTCAAGTTCGAAGAGATTGATGATACGACTGGACCACGGGTCTTAAACTCTGTCGATGCCGTATTGATCGGAAATACGATCGCCTTGACCGGTCACTTGAACGTCTTAACCGATTCGATTTACCACGAAAAAATCGATCAAACGACGAAGAATAACATTAATATTTTAGCAACCGCCAAGAAGAACGCTCACAACCAGACCTACCTGAAATTAGTTAAGCTTTACCACAATCAGCAAATTCAGGAATGGATCAAAAAGAAGTACCAAGGAACTAAGGTGGAAGTCAATAAACCCCTCTCGTACCTTGAAAAGTAG
- a CDS encoding cation:proton antiporter, giving the protein MSFIITLTGILFVTQLVSHFFNRWGIPDVIGQILVGIVAGPAVLGWIHQTAMIEEFQEIGVIVLMFIAGLESDLSLLKKYLKPAMAVAVGGMALPIAVMGLASQLFGLQWFESLFIGVIFSATSVSISVAVLREFNQIDSKEGATVLGAAVADDIGGVLILSVLISLMNGKGGESSTSLPLIIMMQAIFFGGTYLLVRWLAPYLMHLSKRLLTTAAPAVMAMILCLGMASLADLVHLSGAVGAFFAGIAVANTKARHDIAEAFEPLGYAVFIPVFFVNVGLVMRLNHFLDSLVFIVVMTILACLTKLIGSGGGAMLMGFDRQSGYVIGSGMIARGEMALITAQIGYEAHLLSSKYYSDVITVVVLATVLAPFILKHALKRLHHPVTY; this is encoded by the coding sequence ATGTCTTTTATCATAACGCTCACGGGAATTTTATTCGTTACGCAACTGGTTTCCCACTTCTTTAACCGCTGGGGAATCCCAGACGTGATCGGCCAAATTTTAGTCGGGATCGTGGCGGGGCCGGCCGTTTTGGGTTGGATTCACCAGACCGCAATGATTGAGGAGTTCCAAGAGATCGGCGTGATCGTTCTAATGTTTATCGCCGGGTTGGAAAGCGACCTGTCACTGCTGAAAAAATACCTCAAACCGGCGATGGCCGTCGCGGTGGGGGGGATGGCCCTGCCGATCGCAGTCATGGGCCTAGCCTCGCAATTGTTTGGCCTCCAGTGGTTTGAGTCACTCTTTATCGGGGTGATTTTCTCGGCCACCTCGGTTTCGATTTCGGTGGCCGTCTTGCGCGAGTTTAACCAGATCGACAGCAAGGAGGGGGCGACGGTCCTCGGAGCGGCCGTGGCCGATGACATCGGTGGGGTTTTGATCCTGAGTGTCTTAATCTCCTTGATGAACGGTAAGGGTGGTGAATCGTCAACCAGCCTGCCGCTGATCATTATGATGCAAGCGATCTTCTTTGGCGGGACCTACCTGCTGGTCCGCTGGCTAGCCCCGTACCTGATGCACTTGAGCAAGCGCCTGTTGACGACGGCGGCCCCCGCCGTGATGGCAATGATCTTGTGCTTGGGGATGGCTTCGTTGGCCGACCTAGTTCACCTAAGCGGGGCAGTGGGGGCCTTTTTTGCCGGGATTGCCGTTGCTAACACCAAGGCCCGCCACGACATCGCCGAAGCCTTCGAGCCGCTTGGCTACGCCGTTTTCATCCCGGTTTTCTTCGTCAACGTGGGGCTGGTGATGCGCCTGAACCACTTCTTGGACTCACTGGTCTTCATCGTGGTAATGACGATTTTGGCCTGCCTGACCAAGTTGATTGGTTCCGGTGGTGGGGCCATGCTGATGGGCTTTGATCGCCAGTCTGGTTACGTGATTGGGAGCGGGATGATTGCCCGCGGGGAAATGGCTTTGATCACCGCCCAGATTGGGTACGAGGCCCACCTCCTGTCGTCTAAGTACTATTCCGACGTGATCACGGTGGTTGTGTTGGCGACTGTCTTGGCGCCCTTCATTTTAAAGCACGCCTTAAAGCGGCTGCACCACCCCGTAACTTATTAA
- the helD gene encoding RNA polymerase recycling motor HelD → MGTECYNGLTIFYLGGHLVTELTEQQREQARVDTVIKEIDRQIEGAKQALAAAHQETRAVEQNYSENASINRYEIDDIAESRSEIEQQRQLVARASENETILAHQLDTLKRLRAQPYFGRIDIQDPGQAEAESLYIGTASLMNEDRTDFLIYDWRAPIAGVYYNGTLGPVTYQTPAGTQRTTLVKKRQFTIHDGQIENMFDTNETVGDAMLQAALGRQNDQAMQNIVATIQKEQNDIIRNTTADLMVVQGVAGSGKTSAILQRIAYLLYHARESLNADQIVLFSPNLLFSHYIASVLPSLGERNMRQVTLPNFLARRFEGLQVESLFDRYETRQQSNAPHPVADWLEGAASMAAVKDYVDQLANSQAPLQFADLTFEGRTLFTKEAIASIYHHQVAKMTVADRLVKVKNALLRRLQHLATTEAKRDWVAKELDTLSNQELHALYGQKTIDDFADEQAQAAYLARRWAKKRLRVVADAIYNNYFLDFHALYRQFLLHLPLTGPITEAVQQQLATDFSHGVEFHRIKLVHTAPFLYLRDLLTGGGQNRSFQYVFIDEMQDYSLATLIYLKHAFPDAKFTVIGDAEQALFKPLELPETLLNRVGDALAAKHPRLIALRRSYRSTFEITTFAKSLLPDGDEITAFARHGDPAKLQVHYGQAAWQTGLIKAVQAMQQRFPTVAVLTRDQEEASQVYHHLYGQVTDLHRLSEEDSQLPSGVLILPIYLAKGLEFDGVVIANVSAAHLGDQATGLLYTMATRAMHALTMLTLGPVTPALTGAASQYLTIDPPTEPQR, encoded by the coding sequence ATGGGTACCGAGTGCTACAATGGATTGACAATTTTTTATTTGGGGGGTCATTTGGTGACTGAACTAACGGAACAACAACGAGAACAAGCGCGGGTGGATACGGTAATCAAGGAAATCGACCGCCAAATTGAAGGGGCCAAACAAGCGCTAGCGGCCGCCCACCAAGAAACCCGGGCGGTGGAGCAAAACTACAGCGAAAACGCCTCAATTAACCGCTACGAAATCGACGACATTGCCGAATCACGGTCCGAAATCGAACAACAGCGCCAACTGGTGGCCCGGGCCAGCGAAAACGAAACCATCCTGGCTCACCAACTGGACACCCTAAAACGGTTGCGGGCCCAACCCTACTTTGGCCGCATCGACATTCAAGACCCGGGGCAAGCAGAAGCCGAGTCCCTGTACATTGGCACGGCCTCTTTAATGAATGAGGACCGGACCGACTTTTTGATTTACGATTGGCGCGCACCGATTGCCGGGGTGTATTACAATGGCACCCTGGGCCCGGTAACTTACCAAACCCCGGCCGGCACCCAACGGACGACCCTGGTTAAAAAGCGCCAGTTCACCATCCATGACGGCCAGATTGAAAACATGTTTGACACCAATGAAACGGTCGGCGACGCCATGCTGCAAGCGGCCCTGGGGCGGCAAAACGATCAGGCGATGCAAAACATCGTCGCCACGATCCAAAAGGAACAAAACGACATCATTCGAAACACCACCGCCGATTTGATGGTGGTCCAAGGGGTGGCCGGCTCCGGGAAGACCTCGGCGATCCTCCAGCGGATTGCTTACCTGCTCTACCACGCCCGTGAATCGCTGAACGCCGACCAAATCGTCCTCTTCTCACCTAACCTCTTGTTCTCCCACTACATCGCTTCGGTCCTGCCCTCGCTTGGTGAACGTAACATGCGCCAGGTAACCCTGCCTAACTTCTTAGCCCGCCGCTTTGAAGGGCTACAAGTTGAATCACTCTTTGACCGCTACGAAACCCGCCAGCAATCCAATGCCCCCCACCCGGTAGCGGATTGGTTGGAGGGCGCCGCTAGCATGGCCGCCGTCAAGGACTACGTCGACCAACTGGCCAACAGCCAAGCCCCCCTCCAGTTCGCCGACCTGACCTTTGAAGGGCGCACCCTGTTTACCAAAGAAGCGATCGCCAGCATCTATCACCACCAGGTCGCTAAAATGACGGTGGCCGACCGGCTAGTTAAGGTCAAAAACGCCCTGCTCCGCCGCCTTCAGCACCTAGCTACCACCGAAGCCAAGCGCGACTGGGTAGCCAAAGAGCTCGACACCCTGTCCAACCAAGAGCTTCACGCCCTCTACGGCCAAAAGACGATCGATGACTTTGCGGATGAACAGGCCCAAGCCGCCTACCTAGCCCGCCGCTGGGCGAAAAAACGGCTCCGGGTGGTCGCCGACGCCATTTACAACAACTACTTTTTGGACTTTCACGCCCTCTACCGCCAGTTCCTGCTTCACTTGCCCCTGACCGGCCCCATCACGGAAGCAGTGCAACAGCAACTGGCCACCGACTTTAGTCACGGCGTTGAATTTCACCGGATCAAGCTAGTCCACACCGCTCCCTTCTTATACCTGCGCGACCTTTTGACCGGTGGGGGGCAAAACCGCAGTTTCCAATACGTCTTCATTGACGAGATGCAAGACTACTCGCTGGCGACCTTGATCTACCTCAAGCACGCCTTTCCGGACGCTAAGTTTACCGTAATTGGCGACGCCGAGCAGGCCCTCTTCAAACCGCTCGAGTTACCAGAAACCCTCTTGAACCGGGTTGGCGACGCCCTAGCGGCTAAGCACCCCCGCTTAATTGCCCTACGCCGCTCTTACCGGTCCACCTTTGAAATCACCACCTTCGCCAAATCCCTGTTGCCCGACGGCGATGAAATCACCGCCTTCGCCCGCCACGGGGACCCGGCCAAGCTTCAGGTTCATTACGGGCAAGCGGCCTGGCAAACCGGCTTAATCAAGGCGGTCCAAGCCATGCAGCAACGATTTCCCACCGTCGCCGTTTTGACCAGGGATCAAGAAGAGGCCAGCCAGGTTTACCACCACCTCTACGGCCAAGTAACTGACCTGCACCGCCTGAGCGAAGAAGACAGCCAGCTCCCCAGTGGGGTCTTGATCTTGCCAATTTACCTGGCTAAGGGGCTCGAATTCGACGGCGTGGTGATCGCTAACGTCTCGGCCGCCCACCTCGGCGACCAAGCTACCGGGCTCTTGTACACGATGGCGACCCGAGCGATGCACGCCTTGACGATGCTAACGCTAGGGCCGGTCACGCCCGCTTTAACCGGGGCGGCCAGCCAGTACTTAACCATTGACCCCCCCACGGAACCACAAAGATAA
- a CDS encoding Ppx/GppA family phosphatase — translation MENLAIVDLGSNSVRMAITEIADNGDFREIKRVKENTRLSEGMGTEKILQPQAIEHTIAALKRFKRLYQGLPNLQVRAITTAAVRQAKNRREFLDRVKKETGLEFQVLSGRKEAYYDYLGVVRTLKLSHCLILDVGGASSELILVQHKKARDLISLPFGAVNLSEQYHLGGFVRADDLFRAQSMVMERFNKIPWLRYATRVPIVLLGGANRTLARMTYAHRRQHGNSFHGYRLSSKVVYGTYRELLNRNLAQRKKMPGLEADRADIIIGGMLPLVCLLQRNSDGRVIFSESGVREGIITEYIQKRQKGEQNG, via the coding sequence GTGGAAAACCTGGCGATTGTTGACCTGGGCTCTAATTCCGTCCGCATGGCAATCACGGAAATTGCCGACAACGGGGACTTTCGGGAGATCAAGCGGGTCAAGGAAAACACCCGCTTGTCCGAGGGAATGGGAACAGAGAAGATCCTCCAACCGCAAGCAATTGAACACACGATTGCGGCCTTAAAACGGTTCAAGCGACTTTATCAGGGTTTGCCCAACCTGCAGGTGCGGGCGATCACCACGGCGGCCGTCCGCCAAGCAAAAAACCGCCGCGAGTTTTTGGACCGGGTCAAAAAAGAGACCGGCCTGGAATTTCAGGTGCTGTCCGGGCGCAAGGAGGCCTACTACGACTACCTAGGGGTGGTGCGCACTTTAAAACTGAGCCACTGCCTGATTTTAGACGTGGGCGGTGCCAGTAGCGAGTTGATCCTCGTTCAACACAAGAAGGCCCGCGACCTAATCTCGCTGCCGTTTGGGGCGGTTAACCTGTCGGAACAGTACCACCTGGGCGGCTTCGTACGAGCCGACGACCTCTTCCGTGCCCAGTCAATGGTCATGGAGCGCTTCAACAAGATCCCGTGGTTGCGCTACGCCACCCGGGTACCGATCGTCTTGTTGGGCGGGGCCAACCGGACCCTAGCCCGGATGACCTACGCCCACCGGCGCCAGCACGGGAATTCCTTTCACGGCTACCGGCTGTCGTCCAAGGTGGTGTACGGTACCTACCGGGAGCTATTGAACCGTAACCTAGCCCAACGCAAGAAGATGCCGGGACTAGAGGCCGACCGCGCCGACATCATCATTGGGGGGATGTTACCCCTGGTGTGCTTGTTGCAACGTAATAGCGACGGGCGGGTAATTTTCTCGGAATCCGGCGTGCGGGAAGGGATCATTACCGAGTACATTCAAAAACGGCAGAAGGGGGAGCAAAATGGCTAA
- a CDS encoding hydroxymethylglutaryl-CoA reductase, degradative encodes MAKDWTHGFYKRSAQERRSLVKQASALSDQQAQTLANQATQLGDQLVENYLTDYHLPEGLLVGLVVNGQDYILPMVTEEPSVIAAASNGSQRVAKSGGFVATAGPRALVGQVVLCDVVDFGATKDWLLDHQEPILAVANDAHPSMQKRGAGAKGIRVRIEPPFVSLDLLIDVSEAMGANSVNTMAEAVGAWLKEQGYQVLTAILSNLATDSLQTVTCQIDPAHLATSEMDGVTVAKRIALMSDLAQVDVYRATTHNKGIMNGIDALVLASGNDWRAIEAGAHAYAAKDGHYRGLATWQFKDGRLVGELTLPMPIGVVGGSIKLTPQSQVNYQISQIKSAKELAGVIVAGGLAQNLAALRALATTGIQAGHMKLQYRSLALSVGATTAEAPVLAKQLAAAGHADRQVASELLAQLRKEAHDGRRED; translated from the coding sequence ATGGCTAAGGACTGGACCCACGGTTTTTACAAGCGGAGTGCGCAGGAACGGCGTAGCTTGGTTAAACAAGCGAGCGCCCTTAGTGATCAGCAAGCCCAAACCCTAGCCAACCAAGCCACCCAGCTCGGCGATCAACTGGTGGAAAACTACCTAACCGACTACCACCTGCCCGAGGGCCTCTTGGTCGGGTTAGTGGTCAACGGCCAAGACTACATCCTGCCAATGGTCACCGAGGAGCCATCGGTGATTGCCGCCGCTAGCAACGGTAGCCAGCGGGTTGCCAAGAGCGGCGGCTTTGTAGCCACGGCAGGGCCCCGGGCGCTGGTGGGGCAAGTCGTCTTGTGTGACGTGGTAGACTTTGGCGCCACCAAGGACTGGCTGCTGGACCACCAGGAACCAATCCTGGCGGTGGCCAATGACGCCCACCCGTCGATGCAAAAACGGGGCGCCGGAGCCAAAGGGATCCGGGTACGGATTGAACCACCCTTTGTTAGCCTCGACCTCTTGATCGACGTCTCCGAGGCGATGGGGGCCAATTCGGTCAACACGATGGCCGAAGCGGTTGGCGCCTGGCTAAAGGAGCAGGGCTACCAGGTCCTCACCGCCATCTTAAGCAACCTAGCCACCGACAGCTTACAGACGGTGACCTGTCAAATCGATCCGGCCCACCTGGCCACGAGCGAAATGGACGGGGTGACGGTGGCCAAGCGGATTGCCTTGATGAGTGACCTGGCCCAGGTGGACGTTTACCGGGCCACCACCCACAACAAGGGGATCATGAACGGGATCGACGCCCTGGTCCTCGCTAGCGGTAACGACTGGCGGGCAATCGAAGCCGGCGCCCATGCTTACGCCGCCAAAGACGGCCACTACCGGGGGCTGGCGACCTGGCAATTTAAGGACGGCCGCCTGGTCGGGGAGCTAACCCTGCCAATGCCGATTGGCGTGGTTGGCGGTTCGATCAAGCTGACTCCCCAATCCCAGGTCAATTACCAAATATCGCAAATTAAGAGTGCCAAGGAACTGGCGGGTGTAATCGTTGCCGGGGGCTTGGCCCAAAACTTAGCGGCCTTGCGGGCCCTGGCCACCACCGGTATCCAAGCGGGGCACATGAAACTCCAGTACCGCTCCCTAGCACTTAGCGTGGGAGCGACAACCGCCGAGGCGCCCGTCCTCGCTAAGCAGTTAGCGGCGGCGGGACACGCTGATCGGCAGGTAGCTAGCGAACTGCTGGCCCAACTCAGAAAGGAAGCACACGATGGCAGAAGAGAAGATTGA
- a CDS encoding NAD-dependent protein deacylase, with protein sequence MLEQQALFDQAHQIVFLTGAGVSTASGIPDFRSANGLYKQNQNAEYFLSHRYFQSDPEGFYQFCKDNLYFPDAKPNVIHEKQAAYTKLDKATVITQNIDNLYELAGTKRLVDFHGNLFDVYCEKCGAHVPVEEYLTSRLHKLDQGPLRPNIVLYDEGISQVAINQSLAAMQAADLIVVVGTSMKVYPFASLLEYAKPGVKILAVNQEPLELPGNFEMVVADATDFFGQLEVR encoded by the coding sequence ATGCTAGAACAACAAGCCTTGTTTGATCAGGCCCACCAGATCGTCTTTTTGACCGGGGCGGGGGTTTCGACCGCCTCGGGGATTCCCGACTTTCGCTCGGCCAACGGGCTGTACAAACAAAACCAAAACGCAGAGTACTTCTTGAGCCACCGCTATTTTCAAAGCGATCCGGAAGGGTTTTACCAGTTTTGCAAGGATAACCTTTACTTCCCGGACGCCAAGCCGAACGTGATTCACGAAAAGCAGGCTGCCTACACCAAGCTCGATAAGGCAACGGTGATCACCCAAAACATCGATAACCTGTACGAGCTGGCCGGGACCAAGCGCTTAGTCGACTTTCACGGCAACCTATTTGACGTCTACTGCGAAAAATGTGGCGCCCACGTGCCAGTTGAAGAGTACCTAACTAGTCGCCTGCACAAGCTTGACCAAGGGCCGCTGCGCCCTAACATCGTCTTGTATGACGAGGGAATTTCCCAGGTGGCGATAAACCAGTCCTTAGCCGCCATGCAAGCGGCCGACCTGATTGTGGTGGTGGGGACCTCGATGAAGGTTTACCCCTTTGCTAGCTTGTTGGAATACGCCAAGCCGGGGGTTAAGATCCTGGCCGTTAACCAAGAGCCGCTGGAGTTGCCGGGCAACTTTGAAATGGTGGTGGCTGACGCCACGGACTTCTTTGGGCAGCTGGAGGTTCGGTAA
- a CDS encoding MFS transporter — protein MTRVVKRTINIMLVCQFLICLGMSLIFPVEPAIKQAYHLSAFDMGVMAALFALVQFVASPVVGRVSDKWGRKQMLVWGLGIFAGAEFLFAACNSLAAFNTSRAIDGLAAAMFVPTSMALAADITTPAQRAKVIGWLSASFSGGLILGPGIGGILAADNFKLPFWVAGVLGVISTIVAAIWLPSDEKVGVTHHEEHRQEKSTMTALKEIWSPTVSLLFLMILVAAFGLAGFEAIYSLYVNQVHGFDLGQIALVLTLNGIISLVLQVFCFEAMVKWLGELRLVRWAYLLAAVGTVFVIYDGIAWQITLATLVVFEAFDLLRPAITTLLTDLGEDNQGLINGMNMSLTSVGNVIGPLMAGALLDRNYLYPYWVVIAFLLVAWVLTFAVRRRFRA, from the coding sequence ATGACTAGAGTGGTGAAGCGCACCATCAATATCATGTTGGTGTGCCAATTTTTGATTTGTTTGGGGATGAGCCTGATTTTCCCGGTGGAGCCGGCGATCAAACAGGCTTACCACCTATCGGCCTTTGACATGGGGGTGATGGCCGCCCTCTTTGCCCTAGTCCAATTCGTGGCCTCACCGGTGGTCGGTCGGGTTTCGGATAAGTGGGGGCGCAAGCAGATGCTGGTTTGGGGCTTAGGCATCTTTGCCGGTGCCGAGTTCTTGTTTGCGGCCTGTAACTCGCTGGCCGCCTTTAATACCTCACGGGCGATTGACGGGTTGGCGGCGGCGATGTTTGTTCCAACCTCGATGGCCCTAGCCGCCGACATCACCACCCCGGCGCAGCGGGCTAAGGTGATCGGCTGGCTGTCGGCCTCTTTTTCCGGCGGGCTGATCTTGGGCCCCGGGATTGGTGGAATTTTGGCCGCCGACAACTTCAAGTTACCCTTCTGGGTGGCCGGAGTGTTAGGGGTTATTTCGACGATCGTGGCCGCCATTTGGTTGCCTAGCGATGAAAAGGTGGGGGTTACCCACCACGAAGAACACCGCCAGGAGAAGTCGACGATGACGGCGTTAAAGGAGATTTGGTCGCCAACCGTGAGCCTGCTCTTCTTGATGATTTTAGTGGCCGCCTTCGGGTTGGCCGGGTTTGAGGCGATTTACTCGCTGTACGTCAACCAGGTGCACGGCTTTGACCTGGGCCAAATCGCCTTGGTCTTGACCTTAAACGGAATCATTTCCTTGGTCCTGCAGGTCTTTTGCTTTGAAGCGATGGTTAAGTGGCTTGGGGAGTTGCGCTTGGTTCGCTGGGCCTACTTGCTAGCGGCGGTCGGGACGGTCTTTGTCATTTACGACGGCATCGCTTGGCAAATTACCTTAGCGACCCTGGTCGTCTTTGAAGCCTTTGACCTCTTACGCCCGGCGATTACCACCCTGTTGACCGACCTGGGGGAAGACAACCAGGGCTTGATTAACGGGATGAACATGTCCTTAACTAGCGTCGGTAACGTGATTGGGCCGCTAATGGCCGGGGCCTTGTTGGATCGCAACTACCTGTACCCTTACTGGGTGGTAATTGCCTTTCTGTTAGTGGCCTGGGTGTTGACCTTCGCCGTCCGGCGCCGCTTTAGGGCCTAG
- a CDS encoding DUF72 domain-containing protein, with product MKVTVGLTTWSEHPSLINNARKKTTLKEYGQHFPVVEVDTFFYALPQLMTVQKWLTDVAPGFQFIVKAHQVMTGHQEAVGGPQAVFTQFKQVVAPLVSTGQLKTVLFQFPPYFDARTEHIEYLRTVRELMGNLPVAVELRNLSWYQSGVGDALVNYCRDLKLTLVAADEPHQTQGGIPFFLTTTTPHLTLIRLHGRNQAGWQAGGKDWRGKRTLYRYSASELTDLAQAIQEQQPQPKETCVIFNNNSGGDAADNAVALSRQMDLHFTGLTKQDPTQLELF from the coding sequence ATGAAGGTCACCGTTGGCTTGACGACCTGGAGCGAACACCCCAGTTTGATTAACAACGCCCGCAAGAAAACGACCTTAAAGGAGTACGGCCAACACTTTCCGGTGGTCGAGGTTGATACCTTCTTTTACGCCCTGCCCCAGCTCATGACGGTGCAAAAGTGGCTAACCGACGTGGCCCCGGGCTTTCAGTTTATCGTTAAGGCCCACCAGGTGATGACCGGACACCAGGAAGCCGTTGGCGGCCCCCAGGCCGTCTTCACCCAGTTCAAACAGGTCGTGGCGCCGTTAGTTAGCACCGGTCAGCTTAAAACGGTCCTCTTCCAGTTTCCACCCTACTTTGACGCCCGGACCGAACACATCGAGTACCTACGCACGGTGCGGGAACTGATGGGGAACCTGCCGGTCGCCGTCGAGTTGCGTAACCTTTCCTGGTACCAATCGGGAGTGGGCGATGCACTGGTCAATTATTGCCGTGACCTAAAGCTGACCCTGGTGGCCGCCGATGAACCCCACCAAACCCAGGGCGGAATTCCCTTTTTCTTGACTACTACGACGCCGCACCTAACCCTGATCCGCCTGCACGGGCGCAACCAAGCCGGCTGGCAGGCCGGGGGCAAGGACTGGCGGGGCAAGCGGACCCTGTACCGATACTCGGCGAGCGAACTAACCGACCTGGCCCAAGCAATTCAAGAACAACAGCCGCAACCAAAAGAAACTTGCGTCATCTTTAACAACAACTCGGGGGGCGATGCGGCCGACAACGCCGTCGCCCTCAGCCGGCAAATGGATTTACACTTTACGGGCCTGACCAAACAGGACCCGACCCAACTAGAACTCTTTTGA